ATAACCCTTGTGCCATCGGTGACCAGAGCGCGGAAGACCCCGCTTTGTTCGGCGCGAACCCACAGGCTTTTCTGCGACACGACCGCCCGCGAACTTTTTTTCTTTTGCGATCCGCTACGGGTCTTCGGCAGATTGCCCAACTCGCGTAACACATTGATGATGCCGCGAACGCCTGCACGAATTGAAATTTCGTCAAAACGCAAAGCCTCCCCGGCCTCGTACAATAAAATCGGGATGCCATGTTTTACGGCCGCTGCTCTCAAAGAACCTTTTCTCAAAGAAGCGTTCAACATCAAGGGCGCCGCAAAGGCCTCCGCCAGCCGCCGCGTTTCCGGATCACCAAGATTTGCCCGAATCTGCGGCAGGTTGGTTCGATTGATCGCGCCAGTGTGCAGGTCAATGCCGTGGGTCGACTGACTGACCACTTCCTTCATAAACAACGAAGCCATTCTGGCCGCCAGAGTGCCTTCTTCCGAGCCGGGAAAACAGCGATTCAGATCTCGCCTGTCCGGCAGATAACGGCTGCCATGAATAAAACCGTGCAGATTGACAATCGGTACGGCAATCAAAGTGCCGCGCATGCGGTTTAGCGAACGGATTTTCAACAATCGGCGAATGATTTCCACACCATTCAGTTCATCACCGTGGATCGCGGCACAAACAAATAGAACCGGCCCTTCCAACCGACCGCAAATCACCTGAACCGGCATCGTCAGCTCGGAATGCGTATATAGTTTGCCGACCATCAACTCGATGGTTTTGCGCTCCCCCGGCTGAACCGTTACACCACCGATGGTAATGGCCTGATTCGGTTTTCTCGATTTCATCATCCCTTGCCTCGGGTACTGGTACGATGCGGTTTATGATTTTTTTCCAGAAATTCGATCATCAGGCTCGCAATGTCTTTAGCCGAAGCCGCTTCAATCCCCTCCAGTCCGGGAGACGAGTTCACCTCCATCACCACCGGAC
The nucleotide sequence above comes from Thiomicrorhabdus sp.. Encoded proteins:
- a CDS encoding succinylglutamate desuccinylase/aspartoacylase family protein, which codes for MMKSRKPNQAITIGGVTVQPGERKTIELMVGKLYTHSELTMPVQVICGRLEGPVLFVCAAIHGDELNGVEIIRRLLKIRSLNRMRGTLIAVPIVNLHGFIHGSRYLPDRRDLNRCFPGSEEGTLAARMASLFMKEVVSQSTHGIDLHTGAINRTNLPQIRANLGDPETRRLAEAFAAPLMLNASLRKGSLRAAAVKHGIPILLYEAGEALRFDEISIRAGVRGIINVLRELGNLPKTRSGSQKKKSSRAVVSQKSLWVRAEQSGVFRALVTDGTRVIANETLLGVISDPFGESDCEVFSPSNGIVIGQMKMPLVNEGEALFHIARFARSDIVADKVDSFHEEIHQGRLPYPSDDIPTL